CTTCGGACCACCTGCGTAGTTCGACCAATGGTGTCTCACTGAGAACCCTTGGGAGAGCAATGGTTGCATCCACCAAAAGAAACAACCTGTACGTGACAGCTCGCCTCAAGAAAGGCAAAAAGTTCGATCACCCCTGGCCTTCCAACCCCGACCCGAACGTCAAAGGAGGAGTCTTGTCTTACCTCTCCACTTTCAAACCCTTGGGGGACACTCAAAAGCCCGTCACTCTTGATTTCGAGAAGCCACTCGTTGAGCTCGAGAAGAAGATTGTCGATGTAAGAAGAACTAATACTACTAACTCTATTGTCAGAAGCCAATTTCTCTTTTTAACATTGGTCCTTTTGGTGGTGGATGCAGGTGAGGAAGATGGCGGCTGAAACTGGTTTGGACTTCACTGATCAGATCATCACTTTGGAAACCAAGTATAGACAGGCGCTGAAGGATCTTTACACGCATCTCACACCGATACAGCGCGTGAACATTGCACGACATCCCAACCGTCCTACTTTCCTTGATCATATACATAACATCACTGACAAGGTCTGCTCTCTCATTACTTTTTTTGTCATACATTGGAGATAAACTTTTGTTTTTTGTTTTTCAGTTTATGGAGCTTCATGGAGACCGAGCGGGTTATGATGATCCAGCCATTGTGACTGGTATTGGAACCATTGATGGGAAACGTTATATGTTCATTGGTCACCAGAAAGGAAGAAACACCAAAGAGAATATAATGCGTAACTTTGGGATGCCTACTCCTCATGGGTATGTTTGTCTTTTAGAAGTTCATGGTTTGTTGTTAAATAGTTAACAACACTCTCATTAAATCTTCTGTAATGCCAACAACAGTTACAGGAAGGCGTTACGGATGATGTATTATGCAGACCATCATGGTTTCCCCATTGTGACGTTCATAGACACTCCTGGAGCCTATGCAGATCTTAAATCTGAGGAACTCGGACAGGTACATGAACTGTCTTTTATGTTTGAAGCGTACTGGTTTGTCTTCATCACAGCATTTTTTTTTGTCTGTTATGTGTATAATAGGGTGAAGCGATTGCCAACAATCTGAGGACAATGTTCGGTTTGAAAGTGCCGATTCTTTCTATTGTCATTGGAGAAGGTGGTTCTGGAGGTGCCTTGGCTATTGGCTGTGCTAATAAAATGCTGATGCTTGAAAACGCTGTTTTCTACGTTGCCAGGTAAGTACTTTCCTCCAATGTAAGAATATTCTTACAGGTTGGTTTATTCTGTGTGTTGTTATGCTTTCACAGTCCAGAGGCATGTGCAGCGATCTTGTGGAATAGTTCCAAGGCTGCTCCTGAGGTATGTACACTGTTCTGCTAAGTGATTGTGTAAATATCTGATGTTGTTAGAGTTGATTGAAACTCTTGTACGCAGGCTGCTGAAAAGCTTAGAATTACCTCCAGGGAGTTGGTTAAGCTTAATGTAGCCGATGGAATCATACCTGTAACTTTCTCTACCTCTAGTCTATTTGTTTTAGCCTCTTTTGTTGCTTTGGTTTGATGAGTTACTCTCTCTTACATGTTGTACAGGAACCTCTTGGTGGTGCTCATGCTGATCCTTCATGGACGTCGCAGCAGATAAAGATTGCTATCAATGAAAACATGAATGTATGGATAGCTACTTGCCTCAAAGCTGGGTGTGGATCAAAGAATGTTCTGATTTTTTTTTTTTTTTTTCAGGAGTTTGGAAAAATGAGTGGGGAGGAGCTGCTGAAGCACAGGATGGCTAAGTACAGAAAGATTGGAGTGTTCATTGAGAATGCACCAGTAGAGCCAGAGATTAAAGTCAACATGAAGAGGAGAGATGCTGTGGTCTCCAATAGCCGGAAGCTGGAGGGCGAGGTCGAGAAGCTAAAGGAGCAGATACTGAAAGCGAAGGAGACCTCTTCTTCAGAGGACCAGCCTTCAAGTGAAGTTCTTAACGAGATGATTAAGAAACTTAAATCAGAGATCGATGATGAGTACACTGAAGCTGCAAGAGCAATGGGTTTGGAGGAGAGACTAACAGCAATGCGCGGAGAGTTCTCAAAGGCCAGTGAAGAGGAGCATCTTGTCCACCCTATTCTGATTGAGAAGATTGAGAAGCTTAAAGAAGAGTTCAACACACGTTTGAGTGAAGCACCTAACTACGAGAGCCTCAAATCTAAGCTGGACATGTTGAGAGACTTTTCAAGAGCCAAGGCAGCTTCAGAAGCTGCTTCAGTGAAGAATGAGATCAATAAGCGGTTTCAAGAAGCTGTGGACCGTCCTGAAGTTAGAGAGAAGGTTGAGGCGATCAAAGCCGAGGTGGCAAGCTCAGGAGCATCATCTTTTGAAGAGCTGAGTGATGAGCTGAAGGAAAAAGTTTTGAAGACGAAAGGGGAGGTGGAAGCTGAGATGGCTGGTGTGTTGAAGTCAATGGGCCTAGAGCTTGAGGCTGTGAAACCGAATGTGGCTGAGCAGATCTTTGTTCCGAGCGAAAACATTCAAGAGAAAGTTGAAAAGCTGAACCGAGAGATCAGTGAGAAGATTGAGGAGGTGGTGAGGGCACCAGAGATCAAGAGCATGGTTGAGTTGCTGAAAGTGGAGAACGCAAAGGCGAGTCAGACGCCAGGTGATACTAAAGTGAGTCAGAAGATAGAGACTCTTGAGCAGCAGATCAAGCAGAAGATTGCAGATGCTTTGAGCATGTCAGGACTGCAGGAAAAGCAAGAGGAGCTTGAGAAGGAGCTCGCGGTTGCACGTGAAGTAGCTGCAGTGAAATCAGAGGAGAGCTTGAAGGAAGATGATGATGATGATGATGATGATGATGATGATGATGGTTCAGAGTCGGAGAAACCAGAGATCATTAACCCCAGCTTCGCCTGAAACAACAAAACAAGACATTGTTTGTAAGTCACTGACATGCTTTTAAAATCATTGGCAGGACCAAAACAAAACGCTAACGCAAAGACTAAACATGCAGGATCTTGAAGCTCTTCGATTGCATTGGTAAGAGGCTTTTCTTAGAACTATCCAAGATCTGACCAATAGCAAACATCAACGTAGATTCTGGAACATGATTTCTGGATTGGATCAAGAGTGACTTTTGTCTTTGAATTCATTTCTCTGTATTTGTTATGTCTTGTTTCATTAGAACACTAGTTTTGTCGTTTTGAGTCAAGTCTCACTTGACAATACGTAACACTTTCCACTCTTCTGTTCAAACCTTTGATATATTTATAGATTTTGTCAAATGATACTCAATTTGCAGTCTTGAAGAATTAGTTTTAGAAGAAACTGGTTTCTACTTTTCCAAACAAGAGTGGAGGAGAGATAGCAGGGTGAAAGAAAAACGAATTACATACCATACCTCAGGTGAATAAGGGAAAGTAAAAAGAGGTGAGATCGAACATTCTGAAGCAGCTGCACAAAATAGCCCACTAGAATCCCAAAAAAAAAAACACTACAAGCAACAAATCAGACAAAATATGGTCATGTCTAATAGACAAATATATAAGAGTATAACGTGAGCATACAGGCTTTCCTTGTAACATAATATTAGTGGAACCAAACCGTGAACTTGCAACCGAAATTCATAGATTCAATAGTTAGAAAATCGAGTCCAAAAGTCCAAACCCCAAAAGACTAATTCCAACTACAACGTTTCCTAGCACCACATAGTCCACAGCTAAAAAAATCATACATTCGTGACTTGCAACTTACATCCATCCATTCATCTGTGATTCAATTTTAGTAAATCTAAATTTATATTATTTAAAAATATTTAAAATTATTTGATTTCAATTTTCTCCATCAACATATTTTTTTATAATTTTATAAATTATTTTTAAAATTTAATACATGAGAAGACTTTCGTGGAAGACATCCTTGAAAGATTTTCTGGAAGACTTTCGTAGAAGACATTCTTGAAAGATTTCTTGGAAGACTTTGCATTAGGCGGTAAAACTAATTTCTTAAATTAATTATTAGGTGAGAAACCTAAATTCTTGGAAGACTTCGCATGTATGAAGTCTTTTATAAAGTCTTCTATTGCATTATATGTTAGAAGACTTCTTGGAAGACTTCGAAAATAGTTTTAGAAACCATAAAATCAAATAACTAACTAAATAGTAAAAACACTTCATTTAACTTAAAACCAACTTATAAAGTGTTTAATATACACAAAACTAAACACATATAGGTCAAATTTATTTATTTTTCTGAAAGTTAGGATTTCAAGATCTAACTCTAAAAATACAAACAATACTATAACATATGTTTCCAAACTCTAAACCAGATAATATCATGAATCAATCTACATTCACTCATTTATGTTAAAAACAATTCATTTTTGATATATCTTAAATTATATCATTTACAAATGTTTATAATTACATGATTTCTATTTTTTTCTCATATAAATATTTTTTATATAAAATTTAAATTATTTTTTAAGAGCTAATGTATGAGAAGACTTTCACGGAAGTCTTCCCACGCGGAGAGTTATAATAGTAAAAATTAATACATGTTTTTTGTTTGGTCATAAGGGGCTAATTGTAATTTTACTAGTCTTTTGATTTACGTTTGCATTTGATTGAATTTCGAGTATATTTTTGCATTTAAAATCAAGTTTTTAGTCATTTTTGGCAAATTTCCATAAAAAAAAAAGTGGAGGAAGTTCATACCCATTAGAATGGTTAGAAATGTTGTTCGAGAATTCTATTGTAAAATAGTCATACATGTTTTTTTGGGTGTAAATAGCCATAAATGGTTCCATTTTCCAATGTATTGTCGACTAATATTATCTATGGGGACAAACGTGAAACCTATTTTCGCGGACCAAATTTTCTGCAGCAGTAATTTCTGTTAATGTAATCTGAATAGACCAATTTTTTGTAATATCTAGATGAGATTTTTTTTAAATAAAATAGCAAATTAAAAATAAAAAAACATCTCCATCTTCACTTCATATTTACTCTGTTTTCCACTCTTTTTTTGAGTAAAATACGAAGTATGCCCTTAGTATCACATATTATCATTTGTGGCACTGAATATATGTTAATTTATCATGAATAATACTGTAGTACTAATATANNNNNNNNNNNNNNNNNNNNNNNNNNNNNNNNNNNNNNNNNNNNNNNNNNNNNNNNNNNNNNNNNNNNNNNNNNNNNNNNNNNNNNNNNNNNNNNNNNNNNNNNNNNNNNNNNNNNNNNNNNNNNNNNNNNNNNNNNNNNNNNNNNNNNNNNNNNGGGCGGGAAAGTCAAAGGGGGAGGGGGGGCGGGCAGGGGGCTATTGAAATGATGATTTAGTAGGATTTCATTTTTTTTCAAATCTTCAACTATTGGATTTAGTATTTCTAAAAGTTGTTTTAAATCCTTGCTTATTGAACTTATCATTTATAAAAATTCTATCAAATCCTCTTATTGAAAAATTATGATTTCACTTTAAAAAGTATTTCAGTATACTCTCCTGTTTATTTCCACTTTTTACTCCAATTTTTGTTTAGCTTTTTTGGTGACTCGCTACTCGGTAGACTTGTATCAACTAATCTAATTCACATCTAACGTAATTTCGGGAATGACTTGCTCATCATAATTGCAGGTGAATGATGAAAATCGGATACCAAAAACGTCATAAACAAGGCGCTTAAGTCTGGATTAGCCCCTAATGAATACGACGCTCACATGATCAACGGACACCCTGGCCCTGTTAAAATTCCACATCTCAAGGCAATTTATTTCTTACTTACCATTATTAATTAATACTCTCTCCTTTTCATTATAATTGATCCGCGCTACCACGCGAGTATTTAATTTATGTTTGTATTTAATGATATATTTGTAAATGTAGTCGTATTGAAAATGTTTGCTTTTACTTTTGTAAATAAATTATTTTGTCTAAGTGATAGTATATATTTTAAAATTTTAACTGTGTTAAATAATTATTTAATAACATTTATAAGAATGATTATAGTTTATATTTTCTTTAATTTTATTTTATCTTGTAAACCGTCAATTATATCACCACCATTTTTAGAATATGATCCGTGCATCTATACAAATGTTTTATTTTGTTTTTTTTTGTGGATTAAAATTTTACAATAATCTCTAATAAATTATTTTATATACATGATAAGTTGGTAAATAATTATAATGGTGCATGTAATATATTTATATTAGTAAGAAGAATAATTTGTTCAAAACAAAATGAAGAGTAACGTGAATTGTGGGGGAGAGTGAGACAAAATGTAACTTATATTGTTACATAAATATTGTTTTTATATTATTGATGGTCATTAATGTTTATAATGTTAATATGAAATAGATAAGTTAAAATATTTATATTG
The DNA window shown above is from Brassica oleracea var. oleracea cultivar TO1000 chromosome C3, BOL, whole genome shotgun sequence and carries:
- the LOC106335287 gene encoding acetyl-coenzyme A carboxylase carboxyl transferase subunit alpha, chloroplastic yields the protein MASMSHSSIALCGASASASASDHLRSSTNGVSLRTLGRAMVASTKRNNLYVTARLKKGKKFDHPWPSNPDPNVKGGVLSYLSTFKPLGDTQKPVTLDFEKPLVELEKKIVDVRKMAAETGLDFTDQIITLETKYRQALKDLYTHLTPIQRVNIARHPNRPTFLDHIHNITDKFMELHGDRAGYDDPAIVTGIGTIDGKRYMFIGHQKGRNTKENIMRNFGMPTPHGYRKALRMMYYADHHGFPIVTFIDTPGAYADLKSEELGQGEAIANNLRTMFGLKVPILSIVIGEGGSGGALAIGCANKMLMLENAVFYVASPEACAAILWNSSKAAPEAAEKLRITSRELVKLNVADGIIPEPLGGAHADPSWTSQQIKIAINENMNEFGKMSGEELLKHRMAKYRKIGVFIENAPVEPEIKVNMKRRDAVVSNSRKLEGEVEKLKEQILKAKETSSSEDQPSSEVLNEMIKKLKSEIDDEYTEAARAMGLEERLTAMRGEFSKASEEEHLVHPILIEKIEKLKEEFNTRLSEAPNYESLKSKLDMLRDFSRAKAASEAASVKNEINKRFQEAVDRPEVREKVEAIKAEVASSGASSFEELSDELKEKVLKTKGEVEAEMAGVLKSMGLELEAVKPNVAEQIFVPSENIQEKVEKLNREISEKIEEVVRAPEIKSMVELLKVENAKASQTPGDTKVSQKIETLEQQIKQKIADALSMSGLQEKQEELEKELAVAREVAAVKSEESLKEDDDDDDDDDDDDGSESEKPEIINPSFA